A DNA window from Patagioenas fasciata isolate bPatFas1 chromosome 1, bPatFas1.hap1, whole genome shotgun sequence contains the following coding sequences:
- the C3AR1 gene encoding C3a anaphylatoxin chemotactic receptor, protein MPQLLGNSSSHEQAATYYASESIVSIAVFTIVFIIGIPGNGLVIWVASLKMKKSVNIVWFLNLAVADFLCCLSLPFSIAHLALYEHYPYGWFLCKVIPSVIVFTMFTSVFLLVAISIDRCLLVMKPVWCQNHRTVKCTSLICSGIWILALIFCCPVFHYRETSTHDGKTECGYNFGDNEELDYMDDALYELLEKYSLLTYNGNDSWGNFYESDYSVSPALVAINTSRAVFGFVLPFGTMAVCYALIAFRMRASQFHKPCNRMLRTIVLVVTVFFICWAPYHVVGILSLVPSLGTGLRENLILWDHLSTALAYANSCINPLLYVFVGHDFRTKARQTVKGILEGAFTEEPTRAIPSSLDRSKTSTEKDGSSTV, encoded by the coding sequence ATGCCTCAACTCCTGGGTAACAGCAGTTCACATGAACAGGCTGCCACATATTATGCATCAGAATCCATTGTCTCCATTGCTGTCTTCACCATTGTTTTCATCATAGGTATCCCAGGCAATGGATTGGTGATCTGGGTAGCTAGTCTGAAAATGAAAAAGTCTGTGAACATTGTCTGGTTCCTAAACCTTGCTGTGGCTGACTTCTTGTGCTGCTTGTCCTTGCCATTTTCCATAGCTCACCTGGCCCTCTATGAACACTATCCATATGGTTGGTTCCTCTGCAAAGTCATTCCATCAGTCATTGTCTTCACTATGTTTACTAGTGTCTTCCTACTTGTGGCCATCAGCATTGACAGGTGCCTCCTTGTGATGAAACCTGTCTGGTGTCAAAATCACCGAACAGTGAAATGTACATCATTAATATGCAGTGGCATTTGGATCCTGGCCTTAATTTTCTGCTGTCCTGTATTTCACTACCGTGAGACTAGCACTCATGATGGCAAAACTGAGTGTGGGTACAATTTTGGAGACAACGAAGAGCTGGATTACATGGATGATGCTCTATATGAGCTATTGGAAAAATACTCACTTTTAACCTACAATGGTAATGACTCATGGGGAAATTTCTATGAAAGTGATTATTCTGTATCCCCTGCCTTAGTGGCAATAAACACCAGTAGGGCTGTCTTTGGCTTTGTACTCCCCTTTGGCACCATGGCAGTTTGCTATGCCCTTATTGCTTTCCGAATGCGTGCAAGTCAGTTTCACAAGCCATGCAACAGAATGCTGAGAACAATTGTGCTTGTAGTAACTGTATTCTTCATCTGCTGGGCTCCATATCATGTAGTAGGGATTCTGTCCCTTGTACCTAGTCTTGGAACAGGACTGAGGGAAAATTTGATCCTCTGGGATCACCTCTCCACAGCACTTGCATATGCCAACAGCTGCATCAACCCCTTGCTGTATGTTTTTGTGGGACACGACTTCAGGACAAAGGCACGGCAAACAGTGAAAGGAATCTTGGAAGGCGCGTTTACTGAGGAACCAACACGTGCAATCCCATCCTCCCTTGACAGAAGCAAGACTTCAACAGAGAAGGATGGTAGCAGCACAGTGTAA